The following are encoded in a window of Deltaproteobacteria bacterium CG11_big_fil_rev_8_21_14_0_20_49_13 genomic DNA:
- the aspT gene encoding aspartate-alanine antiporter — translation MFTDIVHIMREDPEIVIFLSLAIGYFVGKKLKIFGFTLGSTASILLASIVVGQVGIRVPAILKNISFALFIFTVGYKVGPQFFGSLKKDGINYLWIAIVVSVTSLAATVAIAKFLHLDQGTAAGMFAGSMTTSAALGTGEGAIRQLAISQATKMNLDSNLAVAYAITYIFGTAGTIVFLKLAPKLFGIDLKQEAKKLQARLGGSSSGADNPDLFSWTNQLGMRAYIAGNAGIIGKSVSEIENLFPDRVSIDRIKRGQEMIVCAPETKIADQDTLLIIGPDDAMIKAEGIVGPEIDRALVVDMTGEAMDVCILNKNVVGKTLGELGNLKIAHGLFLRRATRQGHELPITKGTVIHKCDVLHIIGIKDDVERAVASLGYPERPTIVTDLVTVAVGCIVGTLLGLIVVPVFGMPITLGVGGGVLVAGLLCGWLRSIHPTFGQIPGGAQWILSDLGLNLFVACIGISAGPEAFNAIKTTGVSVFFGGIVITILPIIVMLIFGLKILKMNPILLFGAATGAHNCTASLNAIIEESESSLPVLGYAAPYAFANVLLTVWGSVIINIT, via the coding sequence ATGTTCACTGATATCGTTCATATAATGCGCGAAGATCCGGAGATAGTCATCTTCCTGTCGCTTGCGATCGGCTATTTTGTGGGGAAAAAACTCAAAATATTCGGGTTTACGCTGGGATCAACGGCCTCCATTCTTCTGGCGTCGATCGTTGTCGGCCAGGTAGGCATCCGGGTCCCCGCGATACTCAAGAATATAAGCTTCGCCCTCTTTATATTTACGGTCGGATATAAGGTCGGGCCACAATTCTTCGGATCGCTCAAAAAGGACGGTATCAATTATCTATGGATAGCTATCGTTGTCTCCGTCACATCTCTTGCGGCAACGGTCGCCATCGCCAAGTTCCTGCACCTAGACCAGGGGACTGCAGCGGGCATGTTCGCCGGGTCGATGACAACGTCGGCGGCGCTCGGCACCGGAGAGGGCGCAATAAGACAGCTGGCCATCTCTCAGGCCACAAAGATGAACCTGGATTCAAATCTGGCTGTCGCTTACGCTATAACATACATCTTCGGAACGGCCGGGACCATTGTCTTCTTGAAGCTCGCTCCTAAATTATTTGGGATAGACCTGAAGCAAGAAGCCAAGAAACTGCAGGCCAGGCTCGGCGGGAGCTCATCCGGAGCGGATAACCCGGACCTCTTCTCGTGGACAAATCAGCTCGGCATGAGGGCATATATCGCAGGCAATGCCGGCATCATCGGAAAAAGTGTCTCCGAAATTGAAAATCTCTTCCCGGATAGGGTATCGATAGACCGGATAAAAAGGGGTCAGGAGATGATAGTATGCGCTCCAGAGACAAAGATAGCCGACCAGGACACCCTTCTTATAATAGGCCCTGACGATGCCATGATAAAAGCGGAAGGTATTGTAGGTCCCGAAATAGACCGCGCGCTTGTTGTCGACATGACCGGCGAGGCGATGGATGTCTGCATTTTGAACAAGAACGTCGTGGGGAAAACTCTCGGAGAGCTCGGCAATTTAAAGATAGCCCACGGCCTCTTTTTGCGAAGAGCGACAAGACAAGGACACGAACTGCCTATCACAAAGGGGACCGTTATCCACAAATGCGACGTGCTCCATATCATCGGCATCAAGGACGATGTAGAGAGGGCCGTTGCCTCTTTAGGTTATCCCGAACGGCCGACGATAGTAACCGATCTTGTTACCGTAGCTGTCGGCTGTATTGTAGGAACCCTGCTCGGGCTTATCGTAGTACCGGTATTCGGCATGCCGATAACACTTGGAGTCGGCGGCGGAGTGCTGGTCGCGGGACTTTTGTGCGGATGGCTCAGGTCCATTCACCCGACCTTCGGGCAGATACCTGGCGGCGCACAGTGGATACTTAGCGACCTTGGACTCAATCTGTTCGTTGCCTGCATAGGGATATCGGCCGGCCCCGAGGCGTTTAACGCCATCAAGACGACGGGCGTTTCTGTATTCTTCGGCGGGATCGTTATCACTATCCTTCCTATAATCGTCATGCTCATTTTCGGGTTAAAGATCCTTAAGATGAACCCGATACTGCTCTTTGGGGCTGCGACCGGCGCTCACAACTGCACGGCATCGCTCAACGCCATCATAGAGGAATCCGAGAGCTCGCTGCCGGTCCTGGGCTACGCAGCCCCTTACGCCTTCGCGAACGTCCTCTTAACGGTATGGGGAAGCGTGATAATCAATATAACCTGA
- a CDS encoding aspartate 4-decarboxylase translates to MRSTEEKRYEALSPFELKNKLMSMAQSRHEMTMLNAGRGNPNWVAITPRLGFFQLGLFALDESQRKPHRPGLGGMPEKEGLSKRFEAFISKYSDKPEVVFLGEAFKYVRGELKMDGDSFLEEMLDGILGDHYPTPDRMLSLSEKIVHKYLEQEMFAGDPSVGKFDLFATEGGTAAMDYIFTSLLENKILHKGDKIALGTPIFTPYIEIPRLNDYQLVELEVKQDENSDWQYTDKEIEKLADPKVKAFFLVNPSNPTSVSIQKETLARIGELVRTKRKDLIILTDDVYGTFVNGFKSLAAAAPKNTILVYSFSKYFGATGWRLGVIGLHKENILDKHIASLSDTDTKALHKRYSSVILDPDKMKLIDRMVADSRSVALNHTAGLSTPQQIMMVLFALHCLIDKKGEYKKMAQDIITTRYRTLYNAIGMKYPENAFDAHYYTTIDIPALAKERHGAEFAEYLVKKHEPIDFVWELACKKSIVLMDGGGFDAPNMSVRVSLANLPDDAYEAIGKGISTLLEEYYSKWRSSKK, encoded by the coding sequence ATGAGATCTACCGAAGAAAAACGCTATGAGGCCCTAAGTCCATTCGAGCTGAAGAATAAACTCATGAGCATGGCCCAGTCCCGCCACGAAATGACGATGTTAAACGCCGGGAGGGGCAACCCCAACTGGGTCGCGATAACACCTCGGCTGGGCTTCTTTCAGCTGGGTCTCTTTGCCCTCGACGAATCTCAGCGCAAACCTCACAGGCCCGGCCTTGGAGGAATGCCAGAAAAAGAGGGCTTATCGAAAAGGTTCGAGGCATTTATCTCCAAGTATTCAGATAAACCCGAGGTGGTATTTTTAGGAGAGGCGTTCAAATATGTTCGTGGTGAACTAAAAATGGATGGCGACAGTTTCCTTGAGGAGATGCTTGACGGCATACTGGGCGACCATTACCCAACGCCCGACAGGATGCTGTCGCTCTCCGAAAAGATCGTGCACAAATATCTCGAACAGGAGATGTTTGCGGGTGACCCTTCGGTCGGAAAGTTCGACCTCTTCGCCACCGAAGGCGGTACCGCCGCGATGGACTACATATTCACGAGCCTTTTGGAGAACAAGATACTTCATAAAGGCGACAAGATAGCCCTGGGCACCCCTATATTCACGCCATATATAGAGATCCCGAGGCTCAACGACTACCAGCTTGTGGAGCTTGAGGTGAAACAGGATGAGAACTCTGACTGGCAGTATACGGACAAGGAGATAGAAAAACTCGCCGACCCGAAGGTAAAGGCCTTCTTTCTGGTGAACCCTTCCAACCCTACCTCGGTCAGCATACAAAAAGAGACCCTCGCAAGGATAGGAGAACTTGTCAGAACCAAACGAAAGGACCTGATAATACTTACCGACGATGTCTACGGGACCTTTGTGAACGGTTTCAAATCACTGGCCGCAGCAGCTCCGAAGAATACCATCCTGGTCTATTCTTTCTCAAAATATTTCGGCGCGACTGGATGGCGACTTGGGGTCATCGGCCTTCACAAAGAGAACATTCTCGACAAGCATATCGCCTCTCTTTCGGATACCGACACGAAGGCACTTCATAAAAGATACAGTTCGGTCATCTTAGACCCCGACAAGATGAAACTGATCGACCGTATGGTGGCGGACTCCCGTTCCGTTGCGCTGAACCATACCGCCGGACTTTCAACACCGCAGCAGATAATGATGGTCCTCTTCGCTCTCCACTGTCTCATCGACAAGAAGGGCGAATACAAGAAGATGGCTCAGGACATAATAACAACCAGATACAGGACCCTCTATAACGCTATAGGCATGAAATATCCCGAGAACGCGTTCGATGCACATTACTACACCACCATAGACATTCCCGCTCTTGCAAAGGAGAGGCATGGGGCCGAATTTGCGGAATATCTGGTGAAGAAACACGAGCCCATCGACTTTGTCTGGGAGCTTGCCTGCAAAAAGTCCATAGTACTTATGGACGGCGGCGGGTTCGACGCACCCAACATGTCGGTGCGCGTCTCTCTTGCGAACCTCCCCGACGACGCCTACGAGGCCATCGGCAAGGGGATTAGCACTCTACTGGAAGAGTACTACAGCAAATGGAGATCATCCAAAAAGTAG
- a CDS encoding L-asparaginase: MITIKRFSFFLVCAVAFFFILLPDTYGANLPNVTIVTTGGTIAEKTDPKTGGAVPAVSGADLIEAVPSLAKIANIKVINFSNIDSSQMTPEIWAKLSRTVDAELSKSSVKGVVVTHGTDTMAEGAYFLSLTLKNRKPVAFVGAMRDASDLSPDGPANIQNAVIQVCSEEAKNWGVTVTLNEYINSAADVRKTQSTNVQTFNSGEKGYLGYISMGKVIPFHGPGKMIKLPLPEALPNVAIVSDYAGSDGSLLRYAVDNGAKGIVVDAVGAGNVNAEMYKAVQYAIGRKVPVVVTTRVFNGGVYPIYGDLGGGETMEKAGAILGGDLHAPKARLLLMLAIPQYNGDGNKMRHLFKH, encoded by the coding sequence ATGATCACCATCAAGCGTTTTTCGTTCTTTCTTGTCTGTGCAGTAGCTTTTTTCTTTATTTTGCTCCCGGACACATACGGGGCAAACTTACCTAATGTCACCATCGTCACCACGGGCGGAACTATAGCCGAAAAGACCGATCCCAAGACAGGTGGCGCAGTTCCTGCTGTATCGGGCGCAGACCTTATCGAGGCGGTCCCTTCCCTTGCGAAGATCGCCAATATAAAGGTCATCAATTTTTCCAATATCGACAGCTCACAAATGACGCCCGAGATATGGGCAAAGCTCAGCAGGACGGTCGATGCCGAACTTTCCAAGTCAAGCGTGAAGGGGGTCGTAGTAACGCACGGCACCGACACCATGGCCGAGGGGGCCTATTTCTTAAGTCTTACATTAAAGAACAGGAAGCCGGTTGCCTTTGTCGGGGCCATGCGCGATGCCTCCGACCTTTCGCCTGACGGCCCGGCCAACATACAGAACGCAGTGATACAGGTCTGCTCCGAAGAGGCAAAGAACTGGGGAGTGACTGTCACCCTTAATGAATATATAAATTCGGCGGCTGACGTTCGAAAGACACAGAGCACCAACGTTCAAACATTCAATTCAGGAGAAAAAGGATATCTGGGTTATATATCGATGGGAAAGGTCATCCCATTCCATGGCCCAGGCAAAATGATAAAGCTCCCTCTCCCAGAGGCATTGCCTAACGTGGCCATCGTATCCGACTATGCCGGTTCTGACGGTAGCCTGCTTCGCTACGCGGTTGACAACGGCGCCAAAGGGATAGTCGTCGACGCCGTTGGCGCAGGGAATGTGAACGCCGAGATGTACAAGGCGGTCCAATACGCCATTGGCAGGAAGGTTCCGGTGGTAGTTACGACGCGGGTCTTTAACGGCGGCGTCTATCCTATATATGGAGACCTAGGCGGCGGCGAAACGATGGAAAAGGCAGGGGCCATACTTGGCGGAGACCTGCACGCACCCAAGGCTCGATTGCTTCTCATGCTTGCCATCCCACAATACAATGGTGACGGCAACAAAATGAGACATCTTTTCAAACATTAA